GTTCCTGATACGTATTAGGGTGATCAAGGTTGCACAAGGTTGTGGAAACAACTTTCTAAATTGaactaaaaacaaaaccctttATTTGATGTAGATTAAACATGATTGATTTGCACATATATCTAAATTGTAGTTAACTTTGACTGGTTTTGTTTCCTTCCTCACTCTCTAAGATCTGGACAGAGATGTGCAAGTACGCTTGAACTTTGCTCACAGAAGTTCAAAAACAAACCAGATATTTCGCTTAACTCAACTTTTATCATACTCTGAATTCTTAATCAGCCTATGcatatattaatgataaaactaacatCAAATCCTCAACTATAATTAGTTAACAAGGAAATAAAGACTTATACACCCTAATGCAAACTGACCTAGAAAACCTAACTAAATCCTAATTAGATGCGATTTAGTGCAAGGTAAGTTAAACCAATAAGAATACCTTTCTTTAATAACCTTTGACCTATGCTACTTGGACTCGCCAATTTTGCCGCCTCATCAGTATCCGGTATGGCCGGTATGGATACAAGTGCTGGATATGCCGCACCGAACATGAGTAGGAAATTTGGAATTTGAAAGGTAGAGGGAATATATTTAAATTGAACATGAGGCTATCTCTGAAATTAAAAACCTAGATGTGATTGTTGAAGCTACTAACTTACTTGAAGTAAGCGACATCGTAGAAGGAGCTTCGATGAGAAAGCTTTTGCTTTTTGTAGAAGAAGAGGAGAAAGCAAAACGATGAAGACTAGTTTTTTCAAAGATTTGGTAATCTGAAAGTCTTCTTTTTCTATTACATTAAGCTTGTGCCTTTTCCCCTTGCCAACTGTCTCTTTCACTACCCAACTTTCCCCAACTATATCTCTTAatcaattcttttttatttggttAGTTTTTCGATCACCTTTCTTTTATACTACATTTGTTTACTTTTTGCCTATTTGAGattgagaatttttttaagaaattattttatttgttttcatgTATCTCCGTAATCCAATACTAGGATGGTGTCCCCGTAtgctttataattaaaaatgacGTACCGAATACTAGGATCCGCACTCGTTTTTGATACTCGTACCCAAGAGCAAGTAACATAGCCTTTGACAATATTAAAAGGTAAAAAATCACAATCCTACTTGAACTAGTTTaacaattaatcaaattttgaagtttgatgaaTGGTAGAAGTAGTTTCCATAAAGGTGTTAGTAGTCGAGCATCTCAATTCTTTAGGTCTTCTATAGTTTGAGATTTCGAGAAATGTTGCAACTTTGAAACATCATCAACGCCAACCTATCGATTAAGGGCTGTAGAAATTAACctagaaaaatattcaaaagccaaaaaaaaaaaaaaaaaccacgcCAAAGCAAGAAGTTTTTGAGAGCATTTGGAAATTGGTTTATTGACACCAACCAACCGTTCTTGTGTGTCGACTCAGTATACACTAACCTATTAATGAATGTTATTCGTGAAGCTACCTCAATGTAAGGCTCCAATTGCATATGAGCTAGTAGAGGTTTATCTCCTCCAAGAATGTAGATTGATGAAACAATATATTACCTCGTTGGCTAATATATGGGATGATCAAGACCACGTGGGGTTTCAATGATGTGTGATGGATCGACTGGTCCAACTAAAATGCACATAGTCAATATCAATTCAACCACACCAATCTTACTCTAAATTAGGGAGATTACATGGAGTCAAGTAACATGCCAAGTGAAATTCAATATCTAAATCAACTTGCGATTTGGGATCAATTTTGGCCTAATGTCTCCCATGATGATTCCAATTTCCAATCACACTCAAATCATCAACAAGGGTGCAATAAATTATGATTCAGTTCACTGTGATCATTCAGTTCATTACATCAATTCATCAAGTGAATCATCAAATTTTGATAACATGAATTCATATGGTTTTGGTCAatcatcttacaattttaataaaaatgaagaacaagaacGTCATCACCACTCATTTTGGTGGTGATCTTGTATTATAAGTGCAAAGTATTATATTGTTTTgtaacataatttaatatttaaattatttattattttaatatttgtattaattaactaattaatattttaaacagTTAAACAAAGTAATTACttaataaattgaataattatcTACTAAAGATACCACATATAAGGCAATTATGATGCTTATGGGCATATCATTACATAACAATGGttgttcaataataaaaatgcaATTATAGGCTCAATTCTTCcttaatgtgatttttttttaaaaaaatcacatgACGTCAGCCGCAATCTGCGTTATACCTCTGTTACGACTGTTTAAGCAAACGCGTCCACAACCGTAAAGACTAGAAATTTGTCGGGATAATTTTCAACATGTTATGCTTTTCCATATTATCCAGTTTCTCCTTTAGTGTTTTACTGAATTGTATCGCTTGTCATGATTCCCTTTTATTTTGCTCCTTAAGAAATGGATCATTATTATTCATGTTgaagataatatatatttttgacgtgaatatcaaattttaacatCACTGCAGGTGTTTTGTTTGAAAGaagattcaatgatcatccttttGCGTTTGCCAGGTGTCCCTCTTCCGTTAATCGGGATGACTGCTTATGGACTTATCATGCTTCTCGGTCTTAAGCTAGGGGGATGGGATTTGCCAATTAAAATCAATCAAACTGATGGTCGTCCACTTTTGCTTTCTGTTTCTGCTTCTATGGCAGCTGCGAGTAGTTACTTTTTGTACATTCTAGCTACTAAATTTGATGGAGCTTCGTGTTCTTATTGCTTGGCATCCGCTACTTTGTCATTCAGCTTGTTTTTCATCATCTTGAAGGTTTTTTCTCTCAGTCAATAATCTCTTTTTTCATTTCAAAGATAAGACTTTTCATTTATGGATATTTGTTTCAGGATTTTGGATTGCAGGAACTCCAAAAGATTGTTGGTTTACCATTGTGTACAGCTGCTATTGTGCTTGCAGTTTTGAACACCACATATAATTCACTACCGCCAATCATGTCAAGGtgattaatttcattttatcataCACATTTGTATACATCCTATATTTTGTGATTGTGTTAATTTTCGGAGCAATGCTATTTTTCCTGGCGACATGTCTACTTAAATATGCTCGATAACAGTTACTTGAACATCCACATCATATGTTGAGTTTTTATATGCAGCTGATACAAGTGTGTGTACTTAAGTCATTAAAATTGCTATGTTACTCATTTCATGAGTGCATTCATGAATTCAGTTCACTGTCACGTGATTCACTAATTTACTTGTGAATCGCGAATCAAAAAAAGCGAAATacggtcggttttgggctatttttgggttattttgagcgaatcgaGATATTGCCACATGACTCACTAATTTACTGACACCCTTGATTGTCCCTAAAATGAGGCAGTTTCCACAACGCGACTGGAATTGTCTTTTTCCTGTCTCGGTTACTTTCTATTCCCTGCTTGTTCTCCAAGTCAAAAGCTCATTGAAATGTGATTCTgcactaaaaacagaaaacagctCCGCATTTGAGCAAATTTTATTTCGGTCGAATTTAGAAAAGGAGTTCTTAACTCATGTTCGTCAAATCACATATGGTTTTCTTAAATTCTCTGATAATTGGAAACTCGACGAGTTACAAAGGGAGCATTTGCAATATGATTTGCAAATATGACTCATTAGATGCTATAGACTTGACTCTTTTGCGGCTCTAATAGTTGGACATGGCTGTTAAGATGTGATGCgtttttgaataatttattgAAGTTGTCTTTCTTTCCCCTTTTATTGAATAGTTCTGCGGCCATGGATTTGCCTTATTACACAACGGAGATCGTTAAGGAATCGAGTCCTTTTGCAATATCACTCGCTAAACATCTCAAATCTGTTGGGGCAAAGATGTATGGAGCTTTCTGGTGTTCACACTGTCAAGAGCAAAAGGAGGTAATGACTTTCACCCGATTTTTTTTTTCGGGTGACGGGGAGTAGGGGGAGGGAGCTAGAACTGAccgtagaggtgttcaaaacagactcgATGACCCGATATTCATCCGACCTTGTAATTGAAGCCGATTTAGCCTGACgtaaaaatgaaattacaatTATGTAGAACCAATGTGGACTCAAGACCCAATTTTGAACCAACCCGATACACCTGACTCGAAATCGACCCGATAACCCGAATAGATACCTCTAGAACAAAGACAAGAAGTTGCCTCATGATAAGTCTGCATCATTCTTGAACATATGTGGTGCATATGTAGCATTTCAATTTTGTCGTCCACATTTTATTCCACTGTTTCAATGTATTTATTCCCAGAAAAGGTTCAAAAGGGGAGACCCAAAAACATTATAATTTAAAGTAAGCCAAGAAGAGAAAATAATGTAGATGGGTTATTTGTTTTGTACTCTTTGATAATCAACTTCATCAACAATCAGGAAGACTGAGTTGTTTGTTTGTATTCACGCTTGACTCTTGCAGATGTTAGGTCGTGAGGCAATGAAGTTGTTAGATTATGTCGAATGTTTCCCGGATGGAGTCAAGAAAGGAGTTATGATGGTTCCGGCTTGTACGAAAGCCGGGATTGAAGGATTTCCTACTTGGATTATAAATGACGAGGTAAGTCTAATATTGTTAGCAAGTAGTTTTCAATCAGAAGATTCGTTTCGCACCAAGTTTCATGTTTCAGTTGTTCTCCTTTCTCGTATTCTCGGATAGTTGATACATCTTTTCTTCACCGTGAGCTTTGTGATTAGCTAGCAACATTTTCAtgcatttttttctcttttacaCTGTTGGGATTGGAGGGATATGGAGGGTTGCATTTCTCTCGTTTGGATATTAATTGGAAAGGTAgggaaatggagggaaaggaaTTTGAAGGAGGAACTCCCTCACATTTCAAACAAAAGAAATTCTTCCAATATTGAAAAGTTTTGAAAGGAAAACATATCAATCTTCCCACCTTTTCCTTTTCTGTCCCTCCCCTCAgctttcttccttttcttccaAAAATCTTATCCGAACATAATGTTAGAGAAGTTTGGCCTTCCTTCAATAAAGCATAACTATGCATTTATTTTTCAGGTCTTTAGCGGAGAGAAGACACTAGAAGAGCTAGCGGAGATATCTGGTTTTGGTAACGACTCTGTAAATCAACCTAACTAACGCTGTGGCTTCCCAAGTTTTTGGGCCTTGGAGACGACAAAATTCCGGCTGTGACGCATGTGATATATGTGCACTTGTTTGGCGTCCAGTATCTAACCCTCATTTTTTTGGGTTAAGGCTTCCAACATTTAACAAAGCTATAGCTACCCCTTTctatgtattatttttaagaGCAGTTCAATGAGTGTGAGCTGTTTATGAAGAAGTCGTTATTTGTTGTATAGGGGTGTTCAGCGTGAAAAGTGAACTGGAacagaaaaacaaacaaattgggAGGGGTAAGTGTCATTGTTATGTGTTTGGTTTAACTATGAAATGTAGACAgtaagttttgtttttctttgttgtttggTATATGTATAGCCTATAGGGagttaaattttcaattcagaGAATAGCccttaaaatatattatgtgggTTATAATATGGGACGGGCAAACTTTCAATACCCTACCCATATCCTATTCGAGACTTGATAGTCAGGTCTTAGGTTGTCGTTAAATTTTTTAGGACCTTTCCAGGCAGAAAAGTCGTTAAACACCTTAAATTCTTCCTAATGGCTAGCATTAGTAGTAAACAAGGGATTGTATACACATAGATGATATTTCTTTGTAATTAGTCAAGTGTTTAAGAGGTAACATATGTTTTGAGTTGataattaatttgttgattACATGGGTCAATGCAGAcaagaaaaaacaaataaataattaactaaATCTAGGGCTTCAAGCTAATATATCAACAAGATAGGGAATTACTAGGGTAAATATGCAATTACCTTCATTGTCCCAATTTCAGTGACAAAGATAAGTTATCTTGAATATAAGTCATAGCTTTCTCAACTTGATTTTATGCCATAACCACAAACTTAATATCAAACACCACTCACAATCAAGCATGTATTCGAAGAATATTCAAAAACAGGACACAAATGGCCCAAGGTTCGTCTTTTAGGATTCGCAAAGGGGCTCTCGTATAGTTTTCGGGGTTCCAGGCCTCCAAACAAGCAATTTGGACAATGATTTTGCTATGACTTGATATTTAGGGATAATGGTTTACGAAGGGGTAATTAGGTAATTATACTATTAGGAGTAAATTGGGAAATAAGTTAGTTTTAAGTGGtagttttcttataaataagagGAATTAAAAGCTCATTAGTATCAAGAATATTGCTAAGAAAATTGTGAGTGAGTTTATACTCATTTTAGGAGACCTTAAGCTTCTCGAATTGCTTGATTTAGCTTTTGTTATTTTGTAATCTTCCTTTAATCATCAATTTTATAGTATAATCTCTCTTTTTGCCCTTTTAATCTTTCAATTctaattttactattttaatgaattaatcgGTTCATAGCAGATTTAAGAacacaccaacatcattatGTGAGATTGACCAAGGATGGCTATCGAGGGAGAATTGGCACACCTTTTTGGATTAAACTTTCCTCCTCCATCACCCATGCTTCTTGGCTCCAAGTCATAAAGTTCTTAACCACCATCTAAGGTTCACAGCTAGTCATAATCACACTAACAAAACTCTAATCATTCCCTAATCATACTAATGTGCCATTTAAGCCCTTAACTCTAGAAACTAAAACTCACAAAACATGAACTCAAACACTAATAAGCATGATCATGAACTTCAATCTAAAATTCTTCACtaatattttaattctaaaatttATCGACTTTTTAAAGATTATTATAAGACACTTGTTTACACTTCATTTCACTTACTTTAAACTTAACATTTTATATATCAATATTCTTGTGAATAGTTTAGTAGATCAtgtttaacaaagaaaataaatttttagttaGTTTTCGACAAAATAAAAGACCAATTTTTGTCGATAGATTttgtcaaaaaaatttataccatatAGTTTATGGGAAACAAATCTATATTGTgtagtttttttacaaaaagtcAATTTAATATAGAtagtttatgaaaattttttcaatttaaataatatttatatctatGCCATAAGAGAACAACTGGTcttttgagagacgtattttaAGCCCagtccattaaaaattaatgtctatttactgtatttttaatgtctatttacattatccgtaatgcttatttatcgtatttttaatgcctaattttaatataataaattggtCCAATTAGAATATATCACGATAATTTGTGATAAGAGAATACTAATATTTGTACTGGTTAAACATTtgcaaatatttataatatgcAATTTTTTGTATAGGTATGAGACCATGCTAATTGCGTGCCTAATTTTTTATACCCTTCCGCCTTCCGCCTTCCGCCTTCCGCCTTCAGCCATTGACGCGCATTTCACAGCTTGGTTCTCACTTTTGATTTTTGGAAGTTTGATTTGTTCGTCAACTGCTTAATTTCATTGTAGAAGATGAGGCCTCCTTCGTGTATCGACATTGCTGCTAATGCTCAGAAACTCGATGTTGATAATCGGATTTCTCTGCGTATCTACTACAGGATTGCGTACAATATACTGAGACAGGTAATTTCATTTGTACtcgtaatttgattttttattttttattttgtaatttagttGATGAATTGTGGATAGTTGGATTGAAATTAATTGACTACTTGAGTTTGATTTTGTAGTTGTTTTACGATCTTAGAGTAGTATCCAGATGCTTGATTTTAAGTTAGTTGTGAGTTAAAGGCTTATAGCTTGCGAAAGATTTTGTTTCTAAGGGTGCAAAATTGTATTATACATCCGTAAAAGTAATTTCGCTAAAGCTTCATTTGGTTGTTTATATGGCGGTTAATTCAGGATACTAGAACACTCACCTCTTCATGTGTATCATGTATGCTTAAGCAACTCGGCTACATATGATACACACTTCTATATTAATAGGGTGGCCTAGGTGGGTGTGTGCTTAGATTTCCCCCTTGTTGTAATAGAAAGGTAGATTAAATTGGCAATCCCTTGAATCTTTTAGGTTGTTCTTCAAGAGGCAGGTTGCAATCATGCTGCTATCATCGTAACCATGTTCTTCTTACTAAGTCAACCACATTAATTTGATAAGCTATCTGATTTATCCATCCTAGGATTGTTACTTTTGATTTCTAAACTTTGATGTCAAAATATGATGTTTTCAAGGGTTGAAGATTGAATTTTACTTTGTACCGAAAATGTGTTGTGGTACCCCCTTTAGATATTAACTGGAATCGGTTTTTTAACTTCTAGGTTATCAaaattgaataatgaaaaagttaTTTAAGTTCTGATGATATGGCTCCTTTATTGTTGATTAAGTATGCCAAGGTTTTAGTTTGTTTTTAGTTTTAGTGATTTCTAGTCGCTTGTTTTTTTCCTATACTTTCCTATTTTTATGCGTGTTGTCCTGCTTTTTTTATAGCGTTTTGCCTATGTTAAATCTTCAGGCTGCTATCTTCCGGAATGAGAGCAACATTATAGACCTCTATGTTATGCTCCTGAGGTTTTCAAGGTGAGTAAAATTGTTCCTGTTGTTTCAATAGGTAATACGTAGAATCAACCAATTTTATGTGATGGAAGCTTCTAAatgagaattttatttttagggaGAAGTAGTTAATTTCAGGGATTTGTGTTTATTTTCATATCTTACTTGACAGCCCTAAAT
This Amaranthus tricolor cultivar Red isolate AtriRed21 chromosome 13, ASM2621246v1, whole genome shotgun sequence DNA region includes the following protein-coding sequences:
- the LOC130798195 gene encoding thiol-disulfide oxidoreductase LTO1, whose amino-acid sequence is MMESMFFSSSSPLQLSLPPKSLPSFPVSISSFTKFKSNSRPGRPGLVLLPAMCIPGPIQDTEKSENAEEIPVPSSSSSNNSTYTWCAALGGLGFLETTYLTYLKISNTEPFCAVGGGSCSDVLNSDYAVVLGVPLPLIGMTAYGLIMLLGLKLGGWDLPIKINQTDGRPLLLSVSASMAAASSYFLYILATKFDGASCSYCLASATLSFSLFFIILKDFGLQELQKIVGLPLCTAAIVLAVLNTTYNSLPPIMSSSAAMDLPYYTTEIVKESSPFAISLAKHLKSVGAKMYGAFWCSHCQEQKEMLGREAMKLLDYVECFPDGVKKGVMMVPACTKAGIEGFPTWIINDEVFSGEKTLEELAEISGFGNDSVNQPN